TCATCAATAAGCATTTCTTCATTCTGGTTCCTCCCTTTCAATCGACAGGCTACTGTCAATTTTCCATTCACTGGCCGGGTGATTATCACTCATGGCCACCAGGGTGTTTCTGCGGCTGCATGTTTGCAGTAATCCAGTCCCCGATTGAAAAAACACCCGTTCCTCCAACTATCCTCTTCCATGCAAAGCAGGCTGTCAACCCATTTTTGACTATTTTACTTCAAACAGATACAAGTACCGTGCCCTGTCATCCAAATATTTTCCCGGCTTTTTCAAGTAATTCAGGGATGGGGAGGTGATAGGGGCACTTCGCCAGGCATTCGCCGCACTCGGTGCAGGCATCATAAGATGTGTCGAGAGTGGCAAGCCGACTTCTGGCCCAGTCCTCCAGCCCGTAGCGCGTAAAGTAGACTTCGAGGAGAAGAAGGAATGGAATATTCAGCCCTGATGGACAGGGCAGGCAGTATCCGCAGCGCCGACAGAACAGTTCGCCCCAGAAAGATTTTTCTTCGGCGAGAATAGAGAGTTCTTTTTCAGTGAGTTTGTCCAGATTCTCACCAGCGGAGACGTTTTCATCGACCTGTTTGACAGAATCCATGCCTGGTATCGATACGGTCATCCCCCTGGTCAGTGTGAAACGTATCGAAAGGGACACATTATGAATGGCTCCCCCTGCCACGGGTTTCATGCCTATCGTTCCCATTCCGGCTTTGGCAGCCGCCGGGATCAAAGCATCTTCCCACTCGGTCTCTATAGGGTTGTACGGGAACTGGACAGTGTCGAAAAGGCCTGTTGCTACGGCTTTCAGAAGAATATCCTTCGAGTGTCCAGTGATCCCGATAAATCTGACCTTGCCTTCTTCCCTGGCCTTGACCAGCGCGGGATACGCTCCTCCCGGGCCGATGACTTTTTCCAGTTGCTGTTCCGAGCCGACGGCATGCAACTGGTAGAGATCGATCATCTCCGTGTCGAGTTTTTTCAGGCTTGTCTCGAGTTCGCCCATCATCGATCTGCCATCGCGGGACATCGCTTTTGATGCCAGGTAGATCTTGTCGCGATGCTGCCCCAGGGCCCGGCCGATCTTTTCCTCGCTGTCGGTATATCCCCTGGCCGAATCAAAGAGATTGATCCCGCCATCGAAAGCCCGCAGCAGGACTTTTTCTGCTTCTTCGAAAGAGAGGCCCTGTATCGGGATCCCACCGAACCCGACTACTGATACATTCATATCTGTCTTACCGAGAATTCGTTTTTTCATGGGGGGAGAATAACTCAATCGACGAATATTTGCCAGCACAACAAACGGAGCTTTCCTTCTGCCAGGTGTAAAAAGGATTATTTATTTAAATGACTCCACAACAACGCCGATAAGAATAAAGAATAACCTTTGATTAAATCAGGGGCGCGACATAGAATCGACCCAGAGAAACGGGTCTGAAAACACGGAAAGCAACAGTGAACAGAGTTGTACAATGACAGCGAAAGAGGCATCGTGGCCATGATCCTGTCGATGGAGGAATATTGAAAAGAGCAAAG
The genomic region above belongs to Candidatus Latescibacterota bacterium and contains:
- a CDS encoding aldo/keto reductase, encoding MNVSVVGFGGIPIQGLSFEEAEKVLLRAFDGGINLFDSARGYTDSEEKIGRALGQHRDKIYLASKAMSRDGRSMMGELETSLKKLDTEMIDLYQLHAVGSEQQLEKVIGPGGAYPALVKAREEGKVRFIGITGHSKDILLKAVATGLFDTVQFPYNPIETEWEDALIPAAAKAGMGTIGMKPVAGGAIHNVSLSIRFTLTRGMTVSIPGMDSVKQVDENVSAGENLDKLTEKELSILAEEKSFWGELFCRRCGYCLPCPSGLNIPFLLLLEVYFTRYGLEDWARSRLATLDTSYDACTECGECLAKCPYHLPIPELLEKAGKIFG